The following proteins are encoded in a genomic region of Fusarium keratoplasticum isolate Fu6.1 chromosome 9, whole genome shotgun sequence:
- a CDS encoding MFS domain-containing protein, whose product MEKYIDEAAVSNQNSGSNSDVDAIEVDWTEEEEKRLVRKIDRTVMPLLILGFFALQLDRGNIGNALTDFFFEDVGITQNQFNVGQQLLSLGIVLLEIPSNIILYRLGPSKWIGSQILAWGLVATFQAFQKGLAAFLSTRLLLGLCEAGFIPAGLYTITRWYKKDETSKRFSWYFLGNMIASASSGLIAYGILHMRGIAGLAGWQWLFILEGIFTILTGLIFLSLFPDTTHNPVSLLKIRLFTEDEARILTKRILLDDPSKIHVKPQITKQEFKNVLTNWKLIPHVILTIAGLAPASTMGSYSPTLVRSFGYERLKSNALVSIGGWILIISNLLWGYLGDKLRMRGPLVTLGIFIFWAFAIGDRLLIKSTDGHKRFALLTCTLSFGWQWHPLNGSWMALNAGTAGERSITMAILIMSANASGIIGSQLFQQKDAPLYETGWTAIVAIVSVGLVASVVANLQYYFLNGRRIGRGGLKYSP is encoded by the exons ATGGAGAAATATATTGATGAGGCTGCGGTCAGCAACCAGAACAGTGGCAGTAATAGCGATGTCGACGCTATTGAGGTTGACTGgactgaggaagaggagaagagactGGTCCGAAA GATCGATCGAACAGTCATGCCACTTCTGATCCTTGGATTCTTTGCCCTTCAGCTAGACCGAGGAAACAT TGGAAATGCGCTTACAGACTTCTTCTTTGAGGATGTGGGCATTACACAGAACCAGTTCAACGTGGGCCAGCAACTCCTATCCCTGGGGATCGTTCTTCTAGAA ATTCCCAGCAACATTATTCTCTACCGTCTTGGACCATCCAAGTGGATCGGCTCCCAGATTTTGGCATG GGGCCTCGTCGCCACATTTCAGGCTTTTCAGAAGGGACTCGCCGCGTTTCTCTCGACTCGGCTTCTCCTTGG TCTCTGCGAGGCTGGTTTTATCCCTGCTGGTCTGTACACTATCACTCGATGGTACAAGAAGGATGAGACTAGCAAGCGATTCTCTTGGTACTTTCTCGGTAACATGATTGcttcggcttcttctggcCTCATCGCGTATGGCAT TCTGCATATGAGAGGCATTGCCGGGCTTGCGGGTTGGCAATGGCTGTTTATT CTCGAGGGCATTTTCACCATCCTTACGGGACTCATCTTCCTATCCCTCTTCCCAGATACCACCCACAACCCCGTCTCTCTCCTCAAGATCCGTCTCTTCACAGAAGATGAGGCGCGCATCCTTACCAAGAGAATCTTGCTTGACGACCCGTCCAAGATCCACGTCAAGCCTCAGATCACAAAGCAAGAGTTCAAGAATGTG TTGACCAACTGGAAACTCATTCCTCACGTCATTCTCACCATCGCGGGTCTTGCGCCAGCCAGCACTATGGGCTCTTACTCGCCTACTCTTGTCAGGTCTTTCGGATATGAGAGACTCAAGTCCAACGCTCTGGTCTCCATTGGTGGTTGGATCCTCATCATTAGCAATCTTCTTTGGGGTTACCTAGG TGACAAGCTTCGGATGCGTGGTCCCCTGGTGACGCTTGGCATTTTTATTTTCTGGGCCTTTGCG ATCGGAGAtcgtcttctcatcaagTCAACCGACGGACACAAGAGATTCGCTCTCCTGACTTGCACCCTCAGCTTCGGCTGGCAATGGC ACCCTCTCAACGGCTCCTGGATGGCCCTCAACGCCGGAACCGCAGGCGAACgctccatcaccatggccatcctcatcatgtCGGCCAACGCATCCGGAATCATCGGAAGTCAGCTGTTCCAGCAAAAGGATGCACCCTTGTATGAGACTGGTTGGACTGCGATTGTGGCGATTGTGTCTGTTGGTTTGGTTGCGTCTGTTGTTGCCAACTTGCAGTACTATTTCCTCAATGGTCGACGAATTGGTCGTGGGGGGTTGAAGTACAGCCCTTGA
- a CDS encoding Small nuclear ribonucleoprotein Sm D3 — translation MTSTIGIPIKLLNEAQGHIVTLEITSGQTYRGKLLDAEDNMNVQLKDITVTARDGRVSHLDQVYIRGSHVRFFIVPDMLRNAPMFRSRNVRGRGVGLARGRATVSRARAGGRGR, via the exons ATGACGTCCACAATTGGCATCCCCATCAAGCTTCTCAACGAGGCACAG GGCCACATCGTTACTCTCGAAATCACCTCTGGCCAGACCTACCgcggcaagctcctcgatg CCGAGGACAACATGAACGTCCAGCTCAAGGACATCACCGTCACCGCCCGCGACGGCCGCGTCTCCCACCTCGACCAGGTCTACATCCGGGGCTCCCACGTGcgcttcttcatcgtccCCGACATGCTCCGCAACGCGCCCATGTTCCGCAGCCGAAACGTCCGCGGCCGCGGTGTTGGTCTTGCCCGAGGTCGCGCGACCGTCAGCCGTGCGCGCGCAGGCGGTCGAGGACGGTAG
- a CDS encoding Cysteine--tRNA ligase, giving the protein MESLKLYNSLNPGAPVPFVPIEKGKVAWYACGPTVYDKSHLGHARNYVSTDIIRRILQHYFGFEVNFVMNITDIDDKIIIKARRQRLLELEKNKTYSKDELRELALAAFRAYAKSSLPLLLNDGEDLDATNYAQRREAGYGGVLAGGTISGEGKPGDDEAKVKMHLSNMTAAADAINGGEIFPGADEILLPYLDSLYKETIDTSDQTMFTDLTQSMEALFMEDMDALNVLRPDVITRVTEYVPQIAKFVERIVDKGFAYEAEGSVYFDISAFEKAGNTYARLRPDNRNDKSLQEEGEGSLSKNLGGKKNPGDFALWKKSKAGEPYWPSPWGNGRPGWHIECSVMASDVLGAQMDIHSGGIDLAFPHHDNELAQSEAYFCEHGKGEHTWVNYFLHMGHLSISGSKMSKSLKNFQTIQDALATNYSPRGMRIVFLMGRWNDGVEISPDMRLQADNWESTISNFFINVKALLAEAGISSGVKSLSINEDAKPTEGLLAELEQAKQEFEAALTNSFDTPRAMSVILKLVNTANVHLRDNKDADLAALETIARWITKVVGIFGLDANATAPYDGLGWATVIAADVEPKTAVQPYAEAFAKVKSDVSDLSLESEAISALLEQDPTAEFESIASSGSRDPEQLALPYLRAVSKLRDELRRIVSSQSPETKKAILSLTDRIRDEDLTNLGVYLDDRPDNQASLIKFVPAAELIAAREEKAAQAAEKARKKEEARLAREKAELEAREKAKVPPEEMFKGDERYSAWDEQGLPTKMKDGSDVPKSQLKGLKKQWDRQKKAHDDLKAKGLL; this is encoded by the exons atggaGTCGCTGAAGCTCTACAACTCGCTCAACCCGGGCGCTCCAGTTCCCTTTGTCCCCAttgagaagggcaaggttgCCTGGTACGCTTGCGGTCCGACTGTGTATGACAAGAGCCATCTGGGTCACGCGCGCAACTATGTGTCGACCGACATTATCCGCCGTATTCTGCAGCACTACTTTGGCTTCGAGGTCAACTTTGTCATGAACATTACCGACATTGACGACAAG atcatcatcaaggctcGACGACAACGTTTGCTTGAActcgagaagaacaagaccTACTCCAAGGACGAACTCCGGGAGCTTGCCCTCGCCGCCTTCCGCGCATACGCCAAGAGCAGCCTGCCTCTGCTCCTCAACGATGGAGAGGACCTCGATGCGACCAACTATGCCCAGCGGAGGGAGGCCGGATATGGAGGAGTGCTTGCTGGAGGAACCATCTCTGGAGAGGGCAAGCCTggagacgacgaggccaaggtcaagatgcACCTCAGCAACATGACAGCCGCTGCCGATGCCATCAATGGAGGCGAGATCTTCCCTGGCGCCGACGAAATCCTCCTTCCCTACCTCGACTCCCTCTACAAGGAGACTATCGACACCAGCGATCAGACCATGTTCACCGATCTTACCCAGAGCATGGAGGCTCTCTTCATGGAGGATATGGATGCGTTGAACGTTCTCAGACCCGACGTCATCACCCGTGTCACCGAATACGTTCCCCAGATCGCCAAGTTCGTCGAGAGAATTGTTGACAAGGGATTCGCATATGAGGCCGAGGGATCTGTCTACTTTGACATTTCCGCATTTGAGAAGGCTGGTAACACCTATGCGCGATTGCGGCCCGACAACCGAAACGACAAGTCTCTtcaggaggagggtgagggatcgctctccaagaacctcgGTGGGAAGAAGAACCCAGGCGATTTTGCCCTGTGGAAGAAGTCCAAGGCCGGTGAGCCTTACTGGCCCAGCCCTTGGGGAAATGGTCGCCCTGGATGGCACATTGAGTGCTCAGTCATGGCCTCTGATGTTCTGGGCGCTCAGATGGATATCCACTCTGGTGGTATTGATCTCGCGTTCCCTCACCACGACAATGAGCTGGCCCAAAGTGAGGCCTACTTCTGCGAGCACGGCAAGGGAGAGCACACCTGGGTCAACTACTTCCTCCACATGGGTCACTTGTCCATCTCTGGTTCCAAGATGTCCAAGTCCTTGAAGAACTTCCAGACTATTCAGGATGCGCTGGCTACGAATTACTCTCCCCGAGGCATGCGAATCGTCTTCCTGATGGGTCGATGGAACGACGGTGTCGAGATTTCGCCCGATATGCGATTGCAGGCTGACAACTGGGAGTCTACTATTAGC AACTTCTTCATCAATGTCAAGGCGCTTCTCGCCGAGGCTGGTATCTCGAGCGGTGTCAAGTCGCTGTCTATCAACGAGGATGCCAAGCCAACTGAGGGCCTCCTAGCTGAGCTTGAGCAAGCGAAGCAGGAGTTTGAGGCTGCTCTGACCAACTCTTTCGACACACCGAGAGCCATGTCTGTCATTCTCAAGCTGGTCAACACAGCCAACGTTCACTTGAGGGACAACAAGGACGCTGATCTCGCAGCTCTCGAGACGATTGCTCGATGGATCACCAAGGTTGTTGGCATCTTTGGTCTTGACGCCAACGCGACAGCTCCATATGACGGTCTTGGCTGGGCGACAGTCATTGCTGCTGACGTCGAGCCCAAGACGGCCGTGCAGCCCTACGCagaggcctttgccaaggtcaagtcgGACGTATCCGACCTGTCCCTGGAGAGCGAGGCTATCTCTGCACTGCTCGAGCAGGATCCCACCGCCGAGTTTGAGTCGATCGCTTCAAGTGGCTCGCGAGACCCTGAGCAACTGGCACTGCCCTACCTTCGCGCCGTGTCCAAGCTTCGAGATGAGCTCCGCCGAATCGTCTCCAGCCAATctcccgagaccaagaaggcgATTCTTTCTCTGACAGATCGCATCCGTGACGAGGATCTCACCAACCTGGGTGTCTACCTGGATGATCGGCCCGACAACCAGGCTTCTTTGATCAAGTTCGTCCCTGCCGCTGAGCTAATTGCCGCTCGTGAAGAGAAGGCCGCCCAAGCTGCCGAGAAGGCTCgaaagaaggaagaggccCGTCTCGCTCGGGAGAaggccgagcttgaggcccgagaaaaggccaaggtgcCGCCCGAGGAGATGTTCAAGGGCGATGAGAGGTACAGCGCTTGGGACGAGCAAGGATTGCCGACAAAGATGAAGGACGGAAGCGATGTGCCCAAGAGTCAACTAAAGGGATTGAAGAAGCAGTGGGATCGACAGAAGAAAGCGCACGACgatctcaaggccaagggcctTCTGTAG
- a CDS encoding Sm domain-containing protein, translated as MNEANEPRRRRRHRIDAPQAQAVTALKPPATGAFRGTPTTQWSEWVLHASASYYYRARYISYDEMLRVIPDGRNSIVSDNVGGHIHYQFMGLNDAMMRNNYTTPTQTPELSTCSGTTPTTAEPSPFQPLPRIQYKERDYISGPPAIEDDRKMLMSGALLPPKPDTTYGKALVASKPRISRRKHQQQHHHQQQPAVPKKKERKKLEVDKRQMNSNVKVSKWLDSL; from the coding sequence ATGAATGAGGCGAACGAACCTAGGCGACGTCGGCGGCATAGAATCGATGCgccccaagcccaagcagtCACAGCATTGAAACCTCCGGCCACGGGCGCATTTAGAGGCACCCCAACGACTCAATGGTCCGAATGGGTTCTTCATGCCTCTGCATCGTACTACTACCGAGCGCGTTACATCTCCTACGATGAGATGTTGAGGGTGATACCCGACGGCAGAAACTCGATCGTCTCGGACAATGTCGGCGGGCACATCCACTACCAGTTCATGGGCTTGAACGACGCAATGATGCGCAATAACTACACCACACCAACACAGACTCCAGAACTGTCGACGTGCTCAGGGACGACGCCCACGACCGCTGAGCCCTCGCCGTTCCAACCACTTCCGAGGATCCAGTACAAGGAGCGCGACTACATCTCAGGGCCGCCCGCTATTGAAGACGACCGCAAGATGCTGATGAGCGGCGCGCTATTACCGCCCAAGCCTGACACCACGTACGGCAAAGCGCTCGTGGCGTCGAAACCAAGAATATCAAGACGCAagcaccaacagcagcatcatcatcaacaacaacctgccgtgccaaagaagaaggagaggaagaagttggaGGTGGACAAGAGGCAGATGAATTCGAATGTCAAGGTGAGCAAGTGGCTAGATTCCTTGTGA
- a CDS encoding TRNA (adenine(58)-N(1))-methyltransferase catalytic subunit TRM61, which produces MAQPSPFLEPGNVTSPGNLAIILLSRDNLQPITLEQSTGAVDGYLEGATLNTRFGSFPHSTLLNIPWGSQVRASAVDTGSRGRKRRREATDEDTPTTTGPDDDVTDVKSKQVKKAVTASSGFIHILRPTPELWTSSLPHRTQVVYTPDYSYILQRIRAVPGTRIIEAGAGSGSFTHASARAVYNGYPKDEDDVRGKVFSFEYHEPRYNKMQEEIHNHKLDGIVKISHRDVYNEGFLVDGKSPRANAVFLDLPAPWEALHHLSRQRPDKASKDGDAETPEWVSPLDPKKSVHICTFSPCIEQVTRTIEELRLLGWTDIDMVEISHRRFNVVRERIGANLPNERGNILAPADVTEAVERLKEINRKTKEFHKAQLQAANGDGDSSAMDVDTPAPAPKSNGQQEDSKPWMHGKLYHRPETDLKTHTSYLTFAVLPREWTEEDEAAAWEKFPCGKEGGVIGSLNKQARKQQTREKLAAKKKRKQGNDTQAAAAAGDTEDKAETQ; this is translated from the coding sequence ATGGCACAGCCCTCGCCCTTCCTCGAACCAGGAAATGTCACAAGTCCTGGAAACCTCGCAATCATCTTGCTCTCTCGCGACAACCTTCAGCCCATCACCCTCGAGCAGTCAACAGGAGCTGTCGATGGCTACCTTGAAGGCGCAACATTGAACACTCGCTTCGGGTCGTTTCCTCACTCAACGCTGCTAAATATCCCTTGGGGATCCCAAGTTCGCGCCTCGGCCGTTGATACTGGCTCAAGAGGACGCAAGCGACGCCGAGAAGCCACAGACGAGGACACACCGACGACAACTGGCCCGGACGACGATGTCACGGATGTAAAGTCcaagcaggtcaagaaggcagTAACTGCCTCCAGTGGCTTCATTCATATCTTGCGACCAACTCCCGAGCTTTGGACGAGCAGTCTGCCCCACCGAACCCAGGTTGTGTACACACCGGACTACAGCTATATCCTGCAACGAATTCGAGCGGTGCCTGGTACTCGCATCATTGAGGCGGGAGCCGGGAGTGGTAGCTTCACGCATGCGTCTGCGAGAGCCGTGTACAATGGCTACCcgaaggatgaggacgacgtGAGGGGCAAGGTCTTCAGCTTTGAGTACCACGAGCCACGGTATAACAAAATGCAGGAGGAGATTCACAATCACAAATTGGATGGGATTGTCAAGATTTCACATCGCGACGTCTATAACGAAGGATTCCTCGTCGACGGCAAGTCTCCCCGCGCCAACGCCGTCTTCCTCGACCTACCAGCTCCATGGGAAGCCCTCCACCACCTCTCACGGCAGAGACCCGACAAGGCAAGCAAGGACGGAGATGCCGAAACACCAGAATGGGTTTCACCTCTGGACCCTAAGAAATCCGTCCACATCTGCACGTTCTCTCCCTGCATAGAGCAAGTCACACGGACGATAGAGGAGCTCAGACTCCTGGGTTGGACCGACATCGACATGGTTGAAATCTCACATCGACGATTCAACGTGGTCCGTGAGCGCATCGGAGCGAATCTCCCCAACGAGAGAGGCAACATCCTGGCTCCTGCGGACGTGACGGAGGCGGTAGAGAGACTCAAGGAAATCAACCGCAAGACCAAGGAATTCCACAAGGCGCAGCTTCAGGCAGCAAATGGCGATGGAGACTCGTCGGCCATGGACGTCGACACGCCGGCACCGGCACCCAAGTCCAACGGGCAGCAGGAGGATTCGAAGCCGTGGATGCACGGCAAACTCTACCACCGGCCCGAGACGGATCTCAAAACCCACACGTCTTACCTCACGTTTGCGGTGCTGCCGCGCGAATggaccgaggaggatgaggcggcGGCATGGGAGAAGTTCCCCTGCGGAAAGGAGGGCGGAGTCATCGGTAGCCTCAACAAGCAGGCTCGGAAGCAGCAGACGAGAGAGAAGctggcggccaagaagaagcgcaagcaaGGAAATGATACccaagcagcagcggcagcgggAGATACGGAGGACAAGGCAGAGACACAATAA